A window from Listeria seeligeri serovar 1/2b str. SLCC3954 encodes these proteins:
- a CDS encoding DUF1310 family protein, producing MKKKLIIILGIVVTIILGLGVKFYMNEKKLNEEMIKVVYSDEAKEVFEERLANLDPKAFTNEGVIQSYDIDKESIERNPMGGVNVTLIINKDSELNVTYTLGKFDGNLDGGGASISKELTEKLGLVGGSK from the coding sequence TTGAAAAAGAAACTGATAATAATACTAGGAATTGTAGTAACCATTATTTTGGGTTTAGGGGTGAAATTTTATATGAATGAGAAGAAATTGAATGAAGAAATGATTAAAGTAGTTTATAGTGATGAAGCAAAAGAGGTATTCGAAGAAAGGTTGGCAAATTTGGATCCAAAAGCTTTCACGAATGAAGGGGTAATTCAATCGTATGACATTGATAAGGAAAGCATAGAGAGAAACCCAATGGGAGGGGTTAACGTCACATTAATTATAAATAAGGATTCAGAATTAAATGTAACCTATACTTTAGGGAAGTTTGATGGGAATTTAGATGGAGGGGGCGCAAGTATATCTAAGGAGCTTACGGAGAAACTAGGCCTTGTGGGGGGAAGTAAATGA